TATATTTAAATCCGATCTTAACGAAAACAGACTCGTCTTTTCACCTACCATTTCACAACAGTTAATGCCGCATCCGGTTGGATGGGCTCCAAATTCAAAATGGATAACTTTTGCCACCGCCGATGGTACTATCTATATTATTGATATCAATGGCGAAAATCTGACACCGCTTTCCGGCGCTGGGAAGCATTCCAATCCGGCCTGGTCAAATTAGATAAATTAATGTGATGCATAGATTCCCCCGGCTAAAGGGCATGTTGAAAAAGTCTTGAAATGATCTTCAGCCTAAAGAATGGGGAAACATTTCGAATCGTAAGTTCTTGATACACAGCAGATCACAATTTTGTTTTCACAAAACCAAGACCCACCGCAACTCTTGGCGGTGGTTTTTCAACAAGCCCTAAAGCCGGGGTTCTATTTGGCTTACACCAAACGCTTCGCGGTTGTTACAACTCCTGACGGAGTTGTCCTGAATCCTGTTGTCCTTGTAGTTCTACATAGTTCCGAATTGTCTTCTCGTCCAAACCTACACTGCTTACGAAATAGCCCGGTGACCAAACAATGTTTTCATTCCAATAGACTTTTGACAACCACGGAAAAAACTCTCGCATCCTTGACGCCAATTGACTTTTTA
This genomic interval from Candidatus Zixiibacteriota bacterium contains the following:
- a CDS encoding transposase; its protein translation is KSQLASRMREFFPWLSKVYWNENIVWSPGYFVSSVGLDEKTIRNYVELQGQQDSGQLRQEL